A single window of Pseudomonadota bacterium DNA harbors:
- a CDS encoding aspartate kinase, whose amino-acid sequence MALIVQKYGGTSVGSIERIKNVARRIIATKRRGNQVIVVLSAMAGETDRLLKLAEQLEAAPEKTNEREMDVLVSTGEQVSIALVSMAIETMGEKACSFLGHQVQILTDDAYTQARIERIDPERIYKALSDGYIVVIAGFQGIDKEGNITTLGRGGSDTSAVAVATAMKAELCEIYTDVDGIYTTDPNICHQARKLAKISYDEMLELASQGAKVLQIRSVEFAKKYGIPIHVRSSFSDYEGTVVCQEDKSMEKAVVSGVAANKNEAKITIHGIPDRPGIAAMIFSSIADQGIVVDMIIQNISEEGLTDLTFTVPKTEYQHSLSIITDICRKIGGKTVLGDEKIAKVSIVGIGMRTHANVASRMFSALARENINIMMISTSEIKVSCVIAEKYTELAVRVLHDEFQLDQDPDLKE is encoded by the coding sequence ATGGCACTGATAGTACAAAAATATGGCGGCACGTCAGTGGGAAGCATTGAGCGGATTAAAAATGTTGCCCGCCGGATAATTGCTACCAAACGCCGGGGAAATCAGGTTATTGTCGTTCTTTCAGCAATGGCAGGAGAAACCGATCGCCTGTTGAAACTGGCCGAGCAGCTGGAAGCTGCTCCTGAGAAAACAAATGAACGGGAAATGGATGTCCTGGTTTCAACCGGTGAGCAGGTTTCCATTGCCTTGGTGTCAATGGCCATTGAAACCATGGGGGAAAAAGCCTGTTCGTTTCTCGGACACCAGGTACAGATACTGACTGACGATGCCTACACCCAGGCTAGAATTGAACGGATTGATCCTGAGCGGATTTATAAAGCCCTGTCTGATGGGTATATTGTCGTAATTGCCGGTTTCCAGGGAATCGATAAAGAAGGAAATATCACTACTCTGGGGCGGGGAGGATCTGATACCAGCGCCGTAGCGGTAGCCACCGCAATGAAGGCTGAGCTTTGTGAAATTTATACTGATGTTGACGGTATTTATACCACAGATCCAAATATTTGCCATCAGGCCCGCAAACTTGCCAAAATATCATACGATGAAATGCTGGAACTTGCCAGCCAGGGGGCCAAGGTATTACAGATCAGGTCAGTGGAATTTGCCAAAAAATACGGGATCCCCATTCATGTACGATCAAGTTTTTCAGATTATGAGGGAACTGTAGTCTGCCAGGAGGATAAATCAATGGAAAAAGCTGTTGTTTCAGGTGTTGCAGCCAATAAAAATGAAGCAAAGATTACTATACATGGGATTCCGGATCGCCCGGGAATTGCCGCCATGATCTTTTCATCCATTGCGGATCAGGGAATTGTAGTGGATATGATCATCCAGAATATCTCTGAGGAAGGATTGACTGACCTGACATTTACGGTTCCCAAAACTGAATATCAGCACTCCCTCTCCATTATTACTGATATTTGCCGGAAAATAGGAGGGAAAACTGTTCTTGGTGATGAAAAGATAGCCAAGGTTTCAATTGTTGGAATCGGTATGCGTACCCATGCAAATGTTGCCTCTCGGATGTTTTCCGCCCTGGCCCGGGAAAATATCAATATCATGATGATCAGTACATCTGAGATAAAAGTTTCCTGCGTCATCGCGGAAAAATATACTGAATTGGCAGTCAGGGTTCTCCATGATGAATTCCAGCTGGATCAAGACCCTGACCTAAAGGAATAA